From Methanomassiliicoccales archaeon LGM-RCC1, one genomic window encodes:
- a CDS encoding tRNA-dihydrouridine synthase family protein, with protein sequence MWKIGDIGIDGPVVLGPMSGYTSSSYRDFMKPFGVAISMTEMTSAVGLLNSDLKTSEYVEFGRNYPTGLQLFGHSSDDIAKAAVKALDHNENIDFFDINMGCPVHKILRSGAGSVLMKDPELCGEIVRKVKELTGKPVTAKIRLGSDRGHMNYVDVISELESADVDAVTVHARTKDQGYSGKPDFETIAGLQERMSVPLIISGNIYLLDDAVDAMEKTKATAVMVARGGVGNPFLCTQIDEFYRTGKRLENPTVHQQIEWCIQLADAIIAEKGEDTGIRKLRSIAPKFVSGCHRCREYRLRLATETDDRDSLVSILEEIDSRMGLERINMDGRRTYYNLD encoded by the coding sequence ATGTGGAAGATCGGAGATATCGGGATCGATGGCCCAGTGGTGCTGGGGCCGATGTCTGGATACACATCCAGCAGTTACAGGGACTTCATGAAACCCTTCGGGGTTGCCATATCTATGACGGAGATGACGTCTGCTGTCGGTCTTCTTAACTCTGATCTCAAAACATCCGAATACGTCGAGTTCGGAAGGAACTATCCTACTGGACTCCAGCTCTTCGGCCATTCCTCGGATGACATCGCCAAGGCTGCCGTCAAGGCCCTGGATCACAACGAGAACATTGATTTCTTCGACATCAACATGGGATGTCCGGTTCACAAGATACTGCGCAGCGGAGCTGGATCGGTGCTGATGAAGGATCCGGAACTGTGCGGTGAGATCGTGAGGAAGGTGAAGGAACTCACCGGAAAACCGGTCACTGCGAAGATCCGCCTCGGTTCAGACCGTGGACATATGAACTACGTGGATGTCATCTCGGAACTGGAATCCGCTGATGTGGATGCCGTCACCGTGCATGCTCGCACCAAAGACCAGGGATACAGCGGGAAACCTGATTTCGAAACCATCGCAGGACTGCAGGAACGTATGTCCGTGCCGCTGATCATATCAGGCAACATCTATCTGCTGGACGATGCCGTCGACGCGATGGAGAAGACAAAGGCCACTGCCGTGATGGTCGCAAGGGGAGGGGTCGGCAATCCCTTCCTCTGCACCCAGATAGACGAGTTCTACAGAACCGGGAAAAGGTTGGAGAATCCCACCGTCCACCAGCAGATCGAATGGTGCATACAGCTGGCGGATGCCATCATAGCGGAGAAGGGTGAGGATACCGGGATCAGGAAACTTAGGAGCATAGCGCCGAAGTTCGTCTCCGGTTGCCACCGCTGCCGCGAATACAGGCTCAGACTCGCCACGGAGACCGATGACCGCGACAGCCTCGTCTCCATCCTCGAGGAGATCGATTCCAGGATGGGCCTTGAGAGGATCAACATGGACGGCAGACGCACCTACTACAACCTCGACTGA